One genomic segment of Lewinellaceae bacterium includes these proteins:
- a CDS encoding SusD/RagB family nutrient-binding outer membrane lipoprotein has product MKLIHKIFLVALVFSMSACQMFDLDLLDNPNKATLDDANTDNLYNNVQLNFKNFLNDMWYPTSTLSRMLCNANAYNYLSAYSPESFNTVWYRAYASLLPDMDLTIEKASNNGLGIYIGSIKVMKAYVLMAMVDMFGDVPYSEYGQGTDIIAPGNDSGSSIYAIAQGLLDEAISDINGATNTTKPSGDLIFGGTGTKWVTAANSMKLRLALTTRLVDGSAGSKIAAIVNGGDLIDQTSEDMQINFGSNRDNPNSRHWLYNTDYENGDPDFQSNYYMWLLRAEKRNEDGTVAVIDPRIRFYFYRQTDKLSDNPNDWSCHFSELPNNASRPAYYSAIDPDMPYCIAGEDGYWGRDHLNSEGVPPDGNFRTGYGLYPAGGQFDDNSFAVIKKLGTTGGLGKGIAPILLASYVDFMRAEAALTANTGEDARALLESGVKKSIEKVIGFKSLVPTTMSRTVVDRQNNSATIEELYVPDAEDIQKYVDFVLARYDAASDKLDVVMKEYFIALWGNGLEAYNMYRRTGKPNNMAPALESNPGAFIRSFLYPANNVNLNSNATQKALTVQVFWDNNPADFVY; this is encoded by the coding sequence ATGAAACTAATACATAAAATTTTTCTGGTTGCACTCGTTTTCTCCATGTCGGCTTGCCAGATGTTTGATCTGGATTTATTGGATAATCCCAATAAAGCGACCTTGGATGATGCGAATACCGACAACCTATACAACAATGTTCAACTCAATTTCAAGAATTTCTTGAATGACATGTGGTATCCAACATCCACTTTATCAAGGATGCTGTGTAATGCCAATGCATACAACTATTTGTCAGCTTATTCACCGGAAAGTTTCAATACCGTTTGGTATCGTGCTTACGCTTCTTTGCTGCCAGATATGGATTTAACCATCGAAAAAGCTTCTAATAATGGATTAGGTATCTATATCGGGAGTATTAAAGTGATGAAAGCATATGTTCTGATGGCTATGGTGGACATGTTTGGAGATGTACCCTATTCTGAATACGGACAAGGTACCGATATTATTGCTCCAGGTAATGACAGTGGATCTTCCATCTACGCCATAGCGCAAGGACTTTTGGATGAGGCCATTTCAGATATTAATGGTGCAACAAATACGACCAAACCATCCGGTGACCTCATTTTTGGTGGAACTGGAACCAAATGGGTTACGGCAGCTAATTCAATGAAACTCAGATTAGCATTGACCACCCGCTTGGTGGATGGATCGGCAGGTAGTAAAATTGCTGCCATTGTGAATGGTGGTGATCTCATCGATCAGACCAGTGAAGACATGCAGATTAATTTTGGATCGAATCGGGATAACCCGAACTCTCGTCACTGGTTGTACAATACCGACTACGAGAACGGTGACCCGGATTTCCAATCCAACTACTACATGTGGTTGTTGCGGGCTGAAAAGCGGAATGAAGATGGAACCGTCGCTGTGATAGATCCACGCATTCGCTTCTATTTCTATCGTCAGACAGATAAACTTAGTGATAACCCGAACGACTGGTCCTGCCACTTTAGTGAACTACCGAACAATGCCAGCAGACCGGCTTATTATTCCGCGATCGATCCGGATATGCCCTACTGTATTGCTGGTGAGGATGGTTATTGGGGACGTGATCACCTGAATTCCGAAGGGGTGCCTCCCGATGGAAACTTCCGTACGGGATACGGTTTGTATCCTGCAGGAGGACAGTTTGACGATAACAGTTTTGCTGTAATCAAAAAACTAGGTACTACCGGTGGATTAGGTAAAGGAATTGCACCAATACTGTTGGCATCCTACGTGGACTTCATGCGGGCAGAGGCAGCCTTAACTGCCAATACCGGTGAAGATGCACGTGCTTTGTTGGAAAGTGGAGTTAAAAAATCCATTGAAAAGGTTATTGGTTTCAAGAGCCTGGTACCGACAACCATGTCCAGAACCGTAGTGGATCGGCAGAATAACTCGGCTACTATCGAAGAATTGTATGTTCCGGATGCTGAAGACATTCAGAAGTACGTAGATTTCGTATTGGCACGTTACGATGCTGCTTCGGATAAACTGGACGTTGTGATGAAGGAGTACTTCATTGCCCTGTGGGGTAATGGTTTGGAAGCCTACAACATGTATCGCCGTACCGGTAAGCCGAATAACATGGCTCCGGCACTGGAATCCAATCCGGGTGCTTTTATCCGCTCCTTCCTCTATCCGGCTAACAACGTGAACCTGAACTCCAACGCCACTCAAAAGGCATTAACCGTACAAGTTTTCTGGGATAACAACCCGGCAGACTTTGTCTATTAA
- a CDS encoding SusC/RagA family TonB-linked outer membrane protein has protein sequence MKKLSLVLACSLFFLGYALAQRTITGTVSDVGGEPLIGASVLVKGTTVGTVTEVDGSYTINVPSGNTTLVVSYTGFETQEVEIGASDVVDVTLSEGLELQEVVVTGLGIKKEKKALGYGVSTLSNKEVASRPEADVARILRGKATGVDIVQTSGLSGSGTNILIRGYSSITGDNQPLFVVDGVPFNTGNNSNRSFTSGSATASSRFLDLDPNDVEEISILKGLSATVLYGEAGRNGVILVTTKNGNAGANANKKMEVTVNQTISRSEVANLPDYQNSFGNGFSGNFGWFFSNWGAAFSDTNPGSYGPDYKGVSPDGYVYITHPYDQSQFAKDFPEYTNYPSYEYRPYTGIEDFFQPGVTSNTSLSIAKNVGNGTSFSATYSYLSDEGFTPRLDAQRDGGASNFINKHNFGLGAQTKLTNGLTVKGTFNFASTDRRTPITGPAFGGDGNGLFAALLFTPRSIDLMNLPYQSPLDGRNVYYRRGGQIQNPRWVLNNSADFEKIQRFFSTTELNYELSPSFNLMYRFGLDTYTQQNERQTNRGGVSTASGLYQTDNFQNSIFDHVLNLTFTHSLSEDLSLDVIAGTNLRRNTYARESLLSTNQFIFNLFNHSNFTSHTSDVFGNGSGDYRDFENTIGVYATATLGFKNFLYLNLQGRNDWTSTLEPENNSLFYPSASLSFVVSDAIPSLQNNAILNYLKLRVGYGTSAGYPDPYQTRNTLASQASAFITGGGATLNTNSVDDRLGNKNLKPELHKELEGGIEARLLRDRIGVDLSLYNKNSNDLIIDLSLDPATGYTRTTVNAAGLTNKGVELGLNITPVRGKVTWDMTLNYTKNVSEVTELYPGVERIQIAGYSTLGNYAIVGQPYGVLYGSPFVKDASGNLVVNNVGTYQSSADNGIIGDPNPAFQANWINNVSWKGLSFGFQWQYIDKGDIYSSTVQALLARGNTSDTDVDRYIPLIMPGVKSDGSPNDIQTYIGDSFFDAYFGANEGGVFDGTTIRLREVSLSYVLPQSLLAKTPFGRIGLTLTGENLWYNAPNFPVGINFDPEVSSLGVGNGRGFDFRTAPTVKKYGISLNATF, from the coding sequence ATGAAAAAACTCTCACTAGTTTTAGCATGCTCCCTATTCTTCCTGGGGTATGCGCTAGCACAAAGAACGATTACCGGTACAGTGTCCGATGTAGGGGGGGAGCCTCTGATCGGAGCGAGTGTCCTGGTAAAAGGAACTACAGTGGGAACTGTTACGGAAGTAGATGGTAGTTATACCATTAACGTTCCGTCAGGTAATACCACGCTGGTAGTGAGTTACACTGGTTTCGAGACCCAGGAGGTTGAAATCGGCGCTTCGGACGTTGTAGACGTTACGTTGAGCGAAGGTTTGGAACTTCAGGAAGTCGTCGTAACCGGTCTGGGTATTAAGAAAGAAAAGAAAGCCTTGGGTTATGGGGTTTCCACCTTGAGCAACAAAGAAGTTGCATCCCGCCCTGAGGCCGACGTTGCCCGGATTTTGCGCGGTAAGGCAACCGGTGTGGATATCGTACAGACCTCCGGTCTGTCCGGTTCAGGTACCAACATCCTGATCCGTGGATATTCCTCCATCACCGGTGACAACCAACCGTTGTTTGTTGTGGACGGTGTACCTTTCAACACCGGTAACAACTCGAACCGTAGCTTTACCTCAGGTAGTGCTACTGCTTCCAGCCGTTTTCTTGATCTGGATCCAAATGATGTAGAGGAGATTTCCATCTTGAAAGGTTTGTCAGCTACCGTTTTGTACGGTGAAGCCGGCCGTAACGGGGTGATCCTGGTGACCACCAAAAATGGTAATGCCGGCGCCAACGCCAACAAGAAGATGGAAGTTACGGTCAATCAAACCATTTCCCGCTCGGAAGTGGCAAACCTGCCGGACTACCAAAACTCCTTCGGAAATGGATTTAGTGGAAACTTCGGATGGTTTTTCTCCAACTGGGGTGCAGCCTTCTCGGATACCAATCCGGGATCTTACGGTCCGGATTACAAAGGAGTCAGCCCGGATGGTTATGTGTACATTACCCATCCCTACGATCAGAGTCAGTTTGCTAAGGATTTTCCAGAATATACCAATTATCCTTCTTATGAATATCGGCCTTACACGGGCATCGAGGACTTCTTCCAGCCAGGTGTAACATCGAATACTTCGTTGTCGATTGCCAAGAACGTAGGTAATGGAACGTCTTTCAGCGCTACCTACAGCTATCTGTCTGATGAGGGCTTCACACCCCGTCTGGATGCTCAGCGCGATGGTGGTGCAAGTAACTTCATCAACAAGCACAACTTCGGCTTGGGAGCACAAACCAAATTGACAAATGGGTTGACCGTCAAAGGTACCTTCAACTTTGCTTCTACCGATCGTCGTACCCCGATTACCGGTCCGGCATTTGGTGGTGATGGTAACGGTTTGTTTGCCGCATTGTTATTTACCCCACGTTCGATCGACCTGATGAATTTACCTTATCAGTCTCCTCTCGATGGACGTAACGTTTATTACCGTCGGGGTGGTCAGATCCAAAATCCACGTTGGGTATTGAACAACTCCGCTGACTTTGAAAAGATTCAGCGATTCTTCTCCACCACGGAGTTGAATTATGAATTGTCTCCTTCCTTTAATCTGATGTATCGTTTCGGTTTAGATACGTATACGCAGCAAAATGAGCGTCAGACCAACCGGGGTGGCGTATCTACTGCTTCCGGTCTATACCAGACAGATAATTTTCAAAATTCCATCTTCGATCATGTACTGAATTTAACGTTCACGCACAGCTTGAGCGAAGACCTTTCTTTGGATGTCATTGCTGGGACCAACTTGCGTCGCAATACGTATGCGCGGGAGTCCTTGTTGAGTACCAATCAGTTCATTTTCAATTTGTTCAACCACTCGAATTTCACGTCACATACTTCTGACGTTTTTGGTAATGGTAGTGGTGATTACCGGGATTTTGAAAATACCATTGGTGTTTATGCAACGGCTACGTTGGGCTTCAAAAACTTTTTGTATTTGAACCTGCAAGGGCGTAACGACTGGACATCCACACTGGAGCCGGAGAACAACTCCTTGTTCTATCCTTCGGCCTCTTTGTCGTTCGTAGTGAGCGATGCTATTCCAAGTTTGCAGAACAATGCCATCCTCAACTACCTGAAGTTGCGGGTAGGTTATGGAACATCAGCCGGATATCCAGATCCTTACCAGACCCGGAATACCTTGGCATCTCAGGCTAGTGCCTTCATCACCGGTGGTGGTGCTACATTAAATACCAACTCGGTGGATGACCGGTTGGGAAATAAAAACCTGAAACCTGAGTTGCATAAAGAATTGGAAGGCGGTATCGAAGCACGTTTATTGCGTGACCGGATCGGAGTTGACCTATCACTGTACAACAAGAATTCCAATGACTTGATCATCGACTTAAGTTTGGATCCAGCCACCGGTTATACCCGGACCACAGTTAACGCTGCCGGACTGACCAATAAAGGGGTTGAATTGGGTTTGAACATCACACCGGTTCGGGGGAAAGTGACCTGGGATATGACCCTGAACTATACCAAGAATGTAAGTGAAGTTACCGAACTGTATCCTGGTGTTGAACGCATCCAAATTGCTGGATATTCTACACTGGGTAACTATGCCATCGTGGGACAACCGTATGGTGTCTTATATGGTTCTCCGTTTGTGAAGGATGCTTCCGGTAACCTGGTGGTAAACAACGTCGGTACGTATCAGTCTAGTGCTGATAATGGAATCATCGGCGATCCTAATCCGGCTTTCCAAGCTAACTGGATCAACAACGTTTCCTGGAAAGGTTTGAGCTTCGGCTTCCAATGGCAGTACATCGACAAAGGTGACATTTATTCATCTACGGTACAAGCATTGCTTGCACGGGGTAATACCTCCGATACGGACGTTGACCGTTACATTCCGTTGATCATGCCAGGCGTGAAAAGCGACGGATCACCAAATGACATCCAAACCTACATCGGTGACTCCTTCTTCGATGCTTATTTTGGAGCCAACGAAGGTGGTGTATTTGACGGGACCACCATCCGTTTACGTGAAGTTTCGTTGTCATACGTATTACCACAGTCGTTGCTGGCAAAAACTCCATTTGGACGGATCGGTCTTACCTTGACCGGTGAGAACTTGTGGTACAATGCACCGAACTTCCCGGTAGGTATCAACTTTGACCCGGAAGTCTCCTCATTAGGTGTTGGAAACGGACGCGGATTTGACTTCCGGACTGCTCCGACAGTGAAGAAATATGGTATTTCGTTGAATGCAACGTTCTAA